TTATTCTCAACATGTTAGCTTTTTCCCTCTTTACTCTGAAATGTTCACtatcaaatatatttgaaagacaggacttttttcctcatttaacatttatttcataCACAGAGAATAATACTGTGGGTCTGGGATTCAGTTTTTGAAACGCAACATATCCTCTAAGTGACCCTTTTACCCATGTCAAAATAGCAGCAGTTGGACCCCATAATGTGGCATGTattcatttgaaaattatatgGCGACCTATCACTGTGATCATGTGATGAGGCATATCTTGCTTTCCATTCTAACTATCACTCTATGAGCTTCGAGGTTCAAGTTTGACAGCATTTGTCAATTTCGGAACGTCATACAAAGAATGCTCAAATATGCGGAATTTTGTGTACTGTTGCTGAGGCATGTTCACTTTTTCATCTTCTGATTGTGGTTTCTTCAAATAAGCCAGTTCACTTGTACTCAAAatgtcttcctcatttttttgtttccccCACTCTAATTCATCTATGGATTTATGAACATGTTTTATAGTATTATTACTGATTTGTACTTTTGATTCTTCCACCAAGttttttgtcttaaatattttcctatttttagaaaaatgtactGTTTCCACACACCACTTTTGTACACAGTCTTTCAtagaatagatacagaaaaaacacAACTACACTGCCTTCATCAGATGAGGAGAATCTTGATACCAAATACAGTATGAGACATTCCATGAAAGGGAAATTATAGACCAAAGTCTTCTGGGTATAAATGTCAAAATCTGAAACCAAATATTAAAGTGGCCTAAATCTGgagatttttaggaaaaaaacaaatttcatggTGGGAAACATAATTTTGCCTAGTTTAGAAGTTTTGAGagattgttttaaagaaaaatttaaaagataaataacattaaatggatataaaaggttataaaataaaatattataaaaggttataaaaatgtttatgaaattcTTTTGCAGTCAAGATTGGGATTAGATTTGTTTATAAGGTCTTATTAAAATTAGccataatattaaaatacattaatacccaaataaaatttttttttaaattaagcttaAGATTTGTTCTCCATCGAACTTAACAAAGAGTATGTATTCCCGTGTGCCAGAGTGCCAGCTCACCACATACTATTATGTTGGGTTTGCATATTTGATGATGTGTTGCTACCAGGATGCCATCCGGGTCTTTGCCAACATCCTCCTCTACATCCAGAGGACCAAGAACATGTTCCAGAGGACCACATACAAGTATGAGATGATTAACAAGCAGAATGAGCACATGCATGCTCTGCTGGCCATTGCCCTCATGATGCACCCCATGAGTATCGATGAGAGCATTCACCTCCAGCTGCAGGAGAAATACGGGGACAAGATGCTGCACATGCAGAAAGGTGTCCCACAAGTCTATGAAGAACTTTTCAGTTACTCCTGCCCCAAGTTCCTGTCGCCTGTAGTGCCCAACTATGATAATGTGCACCCCAACTACCATAAAGAGCCCTTCCTGCAGCAGCTGAAGGTGTTTTCCGATGAAGTACAGCAGCAGGCCCAGCTTTCAACCATCTGCAGCTTCCTCAAGCTCTACACCACGCCTGTGGCCAAGCTGGCTGGCTTCCTGGACCTTGCAGAGCAGTTCAGGATCCGGCTTCCTGCACCTCGCAGAGCAGTTCAGGATCCAGCTTCCTGTCTTCAAACACAAGATGAAGAACCTGGTGTGGACCAGTGGCATCACAACTCTGGATGATGAATTTCAGTCAGCCTCAGAGGTTGACTTCTACATTGATAAGGACATGATCCACATCACGGACACCAAGGTCGCCAGGTGCTATGGGAATTTCTTTACCTGTCAGATCCACAAATTCGAGGAGCTTAATCGAACCCTGAAGAAGATGGGACACAGACCCTGACGACATTCACACACATTATTCAGGAACCTGTTTTGATATATTATAGGCTACCGTGAAACCTTTACCTAGATCAGCCATCAGCCTGTCAACTCAGTTAACAAGTTAAGGACCAAAGTGTTTCAAGGGGATCTCAGTAAAGGATCTTtggagccagaaaaaaaaaaaaaaaatctgttctcaaTGAGATTACACGtggtaataatttttaattctcaaatctgtttctttttaaaacttctggGATTTATATCTCAGAAGTTCAACCTTTACTATTGTTTTACACATTATTTACAGATCACACAACATTGCCCTCTGTTTCTTTTCCCCTTCAAAAGGTGTATATTTTTACTTCACTAGAATGGTAATTTTGTCCTTCAACTTTTCCATCAGCTCTTTTAACTTTTCCCTCATATTCTATTTCTGCTGTTATAATACTAAAATATTGAtctcaaaggttaaaaaaaattttcacagatgTAACATGATTTTATACTCTTAACTTTTTGATATGTCTGAATTGTTGCAAGTAATCAGGAAACTTCCCATtctattattaggttggtgcacaagtaattgtggtttttgccattactttcaatggcaaaaaccgcaattactgcaccaacctaatactaggAGCCATATATCCACCTGCTTAAGGTGCTAGTTTTCATGTTTACATTCCTCTATAATACAATGTTCACTCATGACCTTGAATACATTGTGCCTGTGTCTAATTAAATTCAAGTATCCATTTCATCAGGTTTGACTTCCAAGTTatttaaatagactttatttagGCACTCCCCATTCTCAAATATGCCTTACTCCAGGTTGCTCAGATAGTTGCTCAGATTAAGTTAGTGAGACAGTTGGGGTCACAGATTTAATTCATTAAACCACTAAAGCATCAGCCCAGATAGGCatattttcagttaatttcaATTAGCTGCTCATGAAGGGTTGGCCAGTTGAATGGAAGTTGGTTCTTGGCACAGCCATCAAGTGGCAATTGGTTTAAAATGTCCTGAGTTCTGAGCCAGATTGGGGactgatatagtttagatatgtgtccctgcccaaatcttatggtgaattgtaatcctcagtatTGGAGATGACTGAGTGAGAGGTGACTGGGTCACGGGAGTGTATAcctcataaatggtttagcatcatccccttgCTGCTCTTGCAATAGTGCGAtctgttttaaaagtgtgtgacatcTCCTCCTaccttgctcctgctctggccatgtgatgtgcatGCTCCCACTTAGCCTTCTGttatgattctaagtttcctgaggcctccccagaaaccatGCAGATGTCAgtatcatgcttcctgtaaagctttcagaaccctgagccaattaaatctcttttctgtataaatcatccagtctcaggaatttggtttttggttgttgttgttgttgtttgtttgtttgtttgttttggggagttttttgtttgttttcagacagagtctcgctctgtcgcccaggctggagtgcagtggtgtgatctcggctcactgcaacctcctcctccggggttcaagcaattctcctccctcagcctcctgagtagctgggattacaggcgcatgccaccacgcctggctaatttgtatatttttagtagagacagggttccaccatgttggtcaggctggtctcgaacgtttgacctcgtgatctgcccacctcccgaattgctgggattacaggcatgagccactgcacctggccaggaacttctttatagcaatgcgagaatggcccaatacagaaaattggtaccaaggagtgGGGCATTACTATAAaggtacctgaaaatgtggaagcagctttggaactgggtaatggacaGAGGTTGAAAGAGTTTGGAGAActtggaagaagacaggaagatgagggaaaggtTAGAACTTCTTAGAAACTGGTTAAatgattgtgaccaaaatgctgatagtgatatggaaagtgaagtccaggctgatgaggtctcagatggaaatgaggaacttattggaaaCTAGAGCAAAAGTCACacatgttatgccttagcaaagagcttggatggatttcatccatgtcctaggGATCTATGGAAGTTTGAAATTGAGAGTGATATTGTAGActatctggcaaaaaaaaaaaaaaaaattctaagcagcaaagtgttcaagtggcatgggccaggtatggtggctcacaccagtaatcctagcactttgagaggccaaggcagacagataacttgagcccacatggcaaaatcccatctctaaaaatataaaaatagctggcatggtggcatgagcccatagtcccagctactcaggaggctgagatgggacaaTTACCTAAACCTGGGAAGTctagggtgcagtgagccatgttcatgccacagcccttcagcctgggtgacagagtgagaccttatctcaaaaaaaaaaaaaaaaaaaaaaaaaaaaaaaacaaaaaactgatgtgactgcttctaacagcctatgcTTTGATGTGGAAGCAAAGAAATAAGTTGGAACTTCTATTTAAAAGGTAACCAGAAcataaaagttgggaaaatttgcatcctgcagcctggccatgtgccagaaaaaaaaaaaaaaaaaaaagcctatcttCAGAAGAATTCAAGTGGGCTGCTGAGTAACCAAAAGCTAGAGAAATTTGTATAACTAAAAAGAAGGCAAGTGCTGATAGCCCAGACAATAAAAAGCCTTGAAGGCATTTTAGAGATCTCAGAGGCAGCCCATCCAAACACAGGATCAGAGGCCCAGGGAAGAACGGTTTTGgaggccaggcccaggcctgCACTGCCCTGCACatcctcaggacactgctccctgccTCTTGGCAACTCCATATCCAGCTGCGGCTTAAAGGGGCTCAGGTGTATCTTGGGCTGCTGCTCTGATAAATGTAAGtcataagccttggtggcttccatatGGTGTTAAGTCTGCTGGTATAAAGAATGCAAGAGTAAATGAGGCTTGGCaccctccacctagatttcagaggatgtatggaaaagcttgggtgtccaggcagaagcctgctgcaggggtggagccctcacagaGGCCCTCTACTAGGGTGGTGTGAAGgaaaaatgtggggttggagcccccacacagagtccatACTGGGGCATTTGCTAGTggagccaccatcctccagaccccagaatggtagatctattgGCAGTTTGCACCCTGCACATGGAAAAACTGCAAGCACTAAACTACAGCCCATGAGCTTTGGGAGCTgaaccttgcaaagccacagaggcagagctgcccaataCCTCAGGAGCCCATTGCTTGCACCAatgccctggatgtgggacatggagtcaaaggagattattatggagctttaagatttaatgattgcATTG
This genomic stretch from Nomascus leucogenys isolate Asia chromosome 18, Asia_NLE_v1, whole genome shotgun sequence harbors:
- the LOC100600232 gene encoding eukaryotic translation initiation factor 3 subunit L-like, which codes for MTEGFPFCCGQHTGIDRGRSMYSRVPECQLTTYYYVGFAYLMMCCYQDAIRVFANILLYIQRTKNMFQRTTYKYEMINKQNEHMHALLAIALMMHPMSIDESIHLQLQEKYGDKMLHMQKGVPQVYEELFSYSCPKFLSPVVPNYDNVHPNYHKEPFLQQLKVFSDEVQQQAQLSTICSFLKLYTTPVAKLAGFLDLAEQQFRIQLPVFKHKMKNLVWTSGITTLDDEFQSASEVDFYIDKDMIHITDTKVARCYGNFFTCQIHKFEELNRTLKKMGHRP